DNA sequence from the Bacteroidota bacterium genome:
TGCCGTTTCACTCTGCGACCAGGCGATCGCGCTTGATCCCGATCTGATCGATGCGTACTTCAATCGCGCTGATGCAAGATATTTCATGGGCGATTATGCAAATGCGCTGAAAGATTTTGACATCACTGTAGAAAAACGCGGACACGCAGATGATTTCCAGTACAGAGGCGAATGCAAGTACAACCTGAATGATTTCGAAGGTGCGCTCGCTGACTTTACGAAAGCAGCTGATCTCGGAGAATCTTCAACAGAATCCGGCGCAAGTCTCGCCATGAAAGATGCGAACGTACTTGGAATCGCATTCTATAATGCGAACAATTATGATAAAGCGGTGACAGCATTCAAGATCTCTGTGAATGCAACAACAACCGGAACCAATCTTTATAACCTTGCTAATTCCGAATATTTAGCAGGAGATCATTCTACAGCAATCAACGACTGGCACCGCAGTATGAAAATGGGAGACAAGGACGCGAAGAAAGCTTACAAAAAATACCGCAAGACCTGAAGAGACGGATGATGAGTGGAGCCCGGCCGAGGATTATTCCGAAGCCGGGTTTTTTTGCGTACATGCCGGCGAATGGGGGAACGAATTACGAATGGGGGAACGAAATGCGAATAGGAACGAAAATGCGAATTACGAATAGTTGTGTAAGGGCGATTTTTTTTTCGCAATGTGCATATTCGAAGTGTGCGGGGTTGTGAGCAGAGATTTGTAATTCGTACCCCTCTCAGATTTTTGCGATTTTTATTTTATCGCCGGCATGCATCACGAAATGATCGCCGAATCCATTCAGCTTTTTGAGCTGCTCGACTGAAACTCCTGTTGATTTTGAAATGGTATAAAGATTATCACCTTTCTTCACGGTGTAGTATTTGTATTTCGCGCCGGAAGAATTCGGTGCAGGATCATTTTTCCCGGGATCGGGATCGGAAGTTTTTGTCTTCGTGGAATTTTTCTGCGCGTCTGTTGATGTGCTGCCTGATTTTTCTTTCGGATCTTTTTCGGCGGTGTCGGAGTCCGTGGAAGAAGAAACTCTTTCCGGTGTGTAGATCACTAATTTTTGTCCGGGTTTTATATAATTACTTTTCAATCCATTCCATGCGCGTATATCAGTCACCGAACATTTATATCGCCGCGCAATGGAAGTGATCGTTTCTCCTTTTTTCACGGTGTGTGTGGTTTTCACTTCCACAATGGCCATTGCAGCCATCGCGGTATCTTTTTTAATATAATCGTAGATCGCCTGCTCATTTGTTACAAACGGCCCGACTTTATCAATGGGAAGAACTAATTTGTACGGTTCGGTGAATGAGTATGGAATTACATCGAGTTTATATTCCGGATTTAAAAATTCCAATTCATCCTGCGAAACAGCAAGCACTGCTTCTATCTGCGAAAAAGTAACCTGCTGTTTTACGGCCACAGTATCGATATCGGAAAATGCTTTTCGGGGAATGGCAGAATACAAATTATGTTCGAGATGATAACTCATCACATAATTCGCGGCGATGAATGCAGGAACGTACGCTTGTGTTTCTTTCGGAAGAAAAGGACGGATTTCCCAATAAGATTTTTTTCCTCCACCCGCGCGGCGAATTGCTTTGTTCACAGTTCCCGGCCCTGCATTGTATGCAGCAAGCACCATTTGCCAGTCGCCGAACATATTGTACAGATCACGCAAACACTGGCACGCCGCTTCGGTAGAACGATACGGATCGCAACGTTCATCTACATAAGAACTCACTTCGAGATCATACATTTTTCCGGTGGTGTACATGAATTGCCAGAGCCCGCGCGCGCCTGCATGTGAAGTTGCAGAAGGATTGAGAGCAGATTCTATTACCGGGAGATTTTTCAGTTCGAGCGGAAGATTGTATTTGTCGAGCTGTTCTTCGAAGATCGGATCATACAATTGCGAAAGCCCGAGCATTTTTTCTACGAGCGGGCGTTTCTTCACCACGTAAAGATTAATGTAAGTCTGCACATCTTCATTGTAAATAAGATCGAACGGCGAAGCGGCATTGAGTTTTGCAAGACGCGATTCTACAACAGCCGGATCAGCCGTGGGAATACTGTCGGCGGCATAATGAAATTTATTGTTGTGTTGTGTTTGCTGTTTCGGCAGCGATTCAATGTAGCGGTTGTGCGCAAGACTGTCGAGCATGGCCGCAATAGGATCGTCTGAAAATTTCAACGAGTCGGACTGCGCGTTCAGAAATCCTCCGATAAATAAAATACCTGTCAGCAGTGAAATTCCTCTCAGCATCAACGGGAGCTTTTCAGTTTATACGTTGAAATCCACGAAAAAGTACGTGTACTTGCCACAAAGATCGTCTGCATTGTTCTAATATTCAAAGGGAAATAATCTGTTTATTAGCTATGGATTGTTAAAAAGGGGGAGGGAGGATTACAGATTCTTCCCTAAAGCGATTGCAAATATTTCGCAAAGGCGAACATTTTTCCTTCTTCAAAATATTTTCCCATCAGTTGTACTCCGAATGGAAGTCCGGCAGAAGTTTTTCCAGCAGGAACCGAGATCGCCGGAACTCCGGCAAGATTGGCCTGCACCGTGAAAATATCTTCGAGATACATTTTGATCGGGTCAGCAGAATTGGCGCCGAATTCAAATGCAGTTCCCGGTGTTGTCGGAAGAAGAATAAGATCATACGCTTTCAGAATTTCTTCTGTTTTATCGCGAAGCAATCGTCTAACTTTTTGTCCTTTGGAATAATAGGCATCGTAATATCCTGCGCTCAGTACAAATGTTCCAAGCATAATTCGCCGCTGCACTTCGGCACCGAATCCTTCACTGCGTGATTTTTTGTAAGTCGATTCAAGATCACCTGCATTTTTACTGCGGTATCCGTAACGGATCCCATCGTAACGAGCAAGATTAGAGGAAGCTTCCGCCGTAGTGAGGACATAATAAGTGGGAACGAGATAATCAAGGAAAGGAAAACGCACCGCTTCTACCGTGTGTCCGTCTGACTTTAATTTGTCAATGATATTTTCAATCCGCGTTTTTATTTCCGGATCGAGCCCGTCTTTTTCGAGACAATCGGCGAGATAAGCAACGCGTATTTTTTCAGGATGCGAAAGTTGTTTCGAATATTCTGCAACAGGTTTTGATGAAAGCGTAGAATCATATTCATCTTTTCCTGCGATCACTTCCAGTATTTTTGCTGCATCGTCAACGTTGTTTGTCAATGGGCCCACCTGGTCGAAAGAAGATGCATAGGCAATGATTCCCCAGCGGGAAACTCTTCCATACGTTGGTTTCATTCCCACAATTCCGCAGAATGATGCGGGCTGGCGAATGGATCCGCCGGTATCTGTTCCCAATGCAGCGAGACAAAGCCCGGCAGCCACTGCAGTTGCACTTCCACCGGAAGATCCGCCGGGAACGCGTTTTACATCGTGCGGATTTTTCACATTTCCGAATGCCGAATTTTCGTTGGAAGATCCCATTGCAAATTCATCGCAGTTGGTTCTTCCAATGATGATCGCATCTTCTGCGAGCAAGCGCTCGACCACGGTGGAAGAATACGGAGAAATAAATCCTTCCAGAATTTTTGATGACGCGGAAACTTTGTGGTCTTTGTAGCAGATGTTGTCTTTCAGCGCAATTACCATTCCTGCTAATTTCCCTTCATTACCATTCCTGATCTTTTCATCTGCTTCTTTTGCTTTTGCGCGCGCGCTTGCTTCGAAAACTTCAAGAAAAGCATGGAGATCTTTTTTCTCTTCAATTTTTTTGAGATAATCTTCCACCAATGCAACGCAGGAAATTTTTCCGTCATGCAGATCAGTTTGAATTTGAGAAAGGGAAGTGTATGTCTTCAAAATTTCGAATTCAGCGTGGCAAATTCAGAAAACCAAAATTCCAATTTGAAGCTTCAGTCTTTTTTAGACTCACTTTCGCTGTCCACGCCTTTCGAAGCGTCTTTGAATTCTTTGATGCCTTTTCCAAGTCCCTTCATGAATTCAGGAATTTTTCTTCCGCCAAAAAGCAGCAGCACAACAACAAGAATAATGATCAGCTCGGGACCGCCCATGCCGAATATGCCAAGTATGATGAATGGATTCATGTTTTGTAGTTTCTGGTGCAAAGATACGAAAATGGCCATTGCTCAATTGTCATGGAAAATTTTTCGTTGACAATAAGAGGCTGTTTAAAATTCATTTTTTGGAATTGTTATGATACCATTTTTGTTCAGCCGAGACGCATTTTGCAGGCCATAGTGGAGCGACTACGGCCAAGAAATGCAACCCCGCCTGCTAAAGGAAAATGGGTCGTGCGTGGGCGGGCAGGGAAGGATGAATAAAAATGGCGCATAACAAAACAGAAGGATGAAATTTAAACAGCCTCTTAACCAATGACTATTTCATCCCATTCTCATACAACTGCGCAGCCATTTCCCAGTTCACCACATTCCACCATGCTGCGAGATAATCGGCGCGTTTATTCTGGTATTTGAGATAGTAGGCATGTTCCCAAACATCAACGGCGAGAATTGGAGTTCCCTTGGTTTCGGCAATATCCATCAGCGGATTATCCTGGTTTGGGGTAGAGCAGATGGAAAGTTTTTTGTCTTTGTCCAAAATGAGCCATGCCCATCCCGAACCGAAGCGGTCTTTGCCCGCACCGCTGAATTGTTCTTTGAATTTATCGAATGAAATAAAAGCAGAATTGATAGCGTCTGCTAATTTCCCATTGGGAACTGCGGAAGATCCCGCCGATGTGGTAGCCCGCATACTGTTCCAGAAAAAAATATGGTTCCAGTGTCCGCCGGCATTGTTGCGCACGGCCATAGGATATTTCGAAACAGTTTTTACCAGTACATCCAGGTCCAGCGGCGCATCTTTTATTCCGTCCAGCGCTTTGTTCAGGTTCGTCACGTAGGCCTGGTGATGTTTGTCGTGATGGATCTGCATGGTTTGAAGATCGATGTGCGGTTCGAGCGCGTCATACGCATAGGGAAGATCGGGCAAAGTAAAAGGTGCGGGAAAACTTCCGAAATCCATTTTTATGAGATCATGATTTTCTGCCTGCAGCATTTTTTTTCCGAGGAGAGAAATGCCCACCGTGGCAAGAATACTTTTCTGAAGGAATTTTCTGCGTGTGTTCATGGCTTTGAGTTTTGAGTTATGGATTTTGAATTATGAGTTATGAGTTTTTAGAAACTTCGACGCATCTTAGTTTCATTCCTCAAAACCATTCGTTAAGGGCAGAAATATATTAATCTAAAAACAAATCAGCTGAAAAGAACGAGTACCTGGTTTTTCTCGACAGCCGTTCCTTTCTTAACCGAAATTTTTTTCACCGTAACATCGGCGGGCGACTTGAGAATATTTTCCATTTTCATTGCTTCGAGCACAACCAGCGCATCGCCTTTTTTCACCAACTGTCCTTCATTCACCACCACATCAAGCACGAGTCCGGGCATAGGCGCTTTCAATTCATTCACTTTCGCCGAATGTAATTTATCCATTCCCAGTGAGTGAAGCAGCTCATCGTATTTGTCTTTTATGTTCAGCGAATAAGAATGGCCATTCACTTTTACCGTTAATGTTTTTGCAGCCACATCTGCTTTCACGATTTCCACTTCGTACGATTTGTGATCGCGCAATACATGAAAACGATTCGACTTTGCCTCATCGGAGGAAGTCGAGATTGTCCCATTGAGCGAAGTCGAAATGACATCACACAAAAAATCTTTTCCATTGATGTTGCCCTCCGTCATTTTTTCGCCGGAGAAAATAATTTTATGTTCCCTGCTGGAATTAACCGTGATAGTGAAAGACTGTTTTTCCATTGGGTACGAAATGCGAATCGCTGCGAATATACAAATAGCGAATCTGCGAACAACGCTAAATTAATTATTCGGTAAGTATAGGGAAAGAAGTTTAGACAGATAGCAGGATTAATTCGATAGTTGATCAAAAAAAGGACGAAATCATTGGCAATGCGCAACAATCTGTGTTCTTTCCAGCGGTCATTTTCCATTATGAATGGGGACATCTTATCAGAGTATTTTCCTCACCTTTACGTTCCTCGAAAACAATAAGTGCAATCCTTCCCATGAAAACGCTTCACAAATTTATTTTTCCCTCCGCCATTCTTTTCTTCGCACTTGCATGCGGACATCAGAAACATGTGGCCACTACCAAAAAAAATAATCACCAATGGTGGGAAGCTGATCTTAAAAAACCGGTCGATACTACTGTGAACGCAGAGTCGCGTACTGATTATAATCCTTCAGCAACACGTGTCACCGATCTGCTGCACACAAAACTCGATGTGCGTTTCGACTGGAAGAAGCGTTACATGTATGGCAAAGCAACGATCAGTGCGAAACCATATTTCTACCCGCAAACAACAATGGAACTTGATGCGCGCGGAATGCAGATCAACCGCGTGGCGATGCTTAAGCGCTCTGCGAACAACAGTATTTCTTTTTCTGAAGATACCGTGGATGCGAAATATGATTACGATGGAAAAAAATTAGTCATCCAGCTCGGGCGCACATACACGCGCGATGAGAATTACACCATGTACATCGATTACGTTTCCAAACCCGATGAACAACCTGTGAACGGAAGTGCGGCAATTAACGAAGACAAAGGATTGTATTTTGTGAATCCGGATGCGGATCAGAAAGATTCTGTTTTACATCCGCGCCAGATATGGACGCAGGGAGAAACACAATCGAATTCTGTGTGGATGCCTACGATCGACAGGCCGAATGAAAGAATGACTTCCGAAATTTATATTACCACGGAAGATAAATATGTGACGCTTTCCAATGGACTTTTATACGATCAGAAAAAAAATCCGGATGGAACGCGCACCGATCACTGGAGAATGGATTTGCCGAGCGCGCCTTATCTCGTGATGATGGCCATCGGTCAATTTTCAATAATAAAAGATTCGTGGAAAGGAAAAGAAGTGAGTTATTATGTGGAACCGCAGTTTGCACAATATGCACCAATGACTTTCGGAAGAACGCCGGAGATGATCGATTTCTTTTCGAAAAAACTCGGCGTCGATTTTGCGTGGGCGAAATATTCGCAGATATGCGCGCGCGAGTACGTGAGTGGAGCCATGGAAAATACAACGGCAACTTTGCATTCCGATTATCTGCAGGTGGATGACCGTGAGTATCTCGATGCAAATTTCGAAGATTATATTTCACACGAATTATTTCACCAGTGGTTCGGCGATCTCGTTACGTGTGAATCGTGGTCAAATCTTCCGTTGAATGAATCGTTCGCCACTTACGGAGAATATATGTGGAATGAATTCAAATACGGAAAACAGGAAGCCGACTACGGACATTATGCATCATTGCAGGGTTATCTCCGCGAATCGGCAGCGGGCCATCGCACAGCGTTCTGGCCGGGAGTTCGTGAACCACTCATTCGTTTTTATTATGATGATCGTGAAGATATGTTTGACGGACATTCTTACAATAAAGGAGGACAGGTTCTGCATTTGCTGCGGCAGTATGTGGGCGATGATGCTTTTTTCGCTTCGCTGAAATTATATCTCAACACCAAAAAATTCTCTTCAGGAGAAGTGGATGATCTTCGCCTGGCATTCGAACAGGTTACCGGGCAGGACCTGCGCTGGTTTTTCAACGAATGGTTTATGGAACGCGGCCATCCCGAATTGGACATTGCTTACAATTATGATGCGGCGAAACAAAAAGAAAGAGTGATCATCAAACAAACACAAGACAGAACAGACGGCACTCCTATTTTCAGAATTCCATTGGGGGTGGATGTATATGCAGGAGGAAAAACTACGCGCGAAGAAATTCTTGTGAAATCTCTGCGCGATACATTTTATTTTTCTTCCCTGTCGAAACCCGATTTTGTGAATGTGGATGCACAGAAAACATTGCCGTGTTTTAAACTCGATCATCACACAACAGCAGAGTGGGCATTTCTTTATGATCATTCCGATCTCTATGTGGATAAAGCGGAAGCGCTGAACAATCTTGCACCGAAAGGAATTTACAACGATACTGCAAAACAAATTCTTACTAAAGCGCTTGACGATAAATTCTGGGCGGTGCGACTCATTGCATGCAGGAAATTTTCCATTCCGCTCCAGGAAGAAAACGGCAAACCGCAGAACCCGATCGATGATGCGGTAAAACAAAAACTCATCTCGATTATTTCTTCCGATCCGAAATCAAATGTGCGAGAAGCCGCGGTTGAAGCATTGAACAGCAATGGAAAAGGGAGCGATCTGAAAAAAGTTTATCTCGATGCGCTGAATGATAAATCGTATTCCGTGATCGGGTCTGCGCTTGAGGCGATGTGCAAACAATTCCCGGAAGAAGGAATGGCAGAATGTAAAAAGAGGGAAAATGATCCCGCACGCTCCATGAAAATTGCCATTGGAGGAGCGTATGCTTATTATGGAACCGATGCACAACAATCCTGGTTTGAAAAAACAATGGCCACACTTTACGGTGGGCACCAGGCCGAATTCATTCTCGATTACGGAGCGTTGTTACGCCGTTGCAGTCATGCGACGATCGACAGCTCATTGCCGGGATTGGAAAATTTATATAAAACTTCTGCTTCGGAAACTACACGCGGGTATGTGAAAGGAACACTGAAAGACGTGAGCAATTATTTTAAAGACGGGGCAGATGAAGCGCAGAAAAAAATTGACGATCTGAAATCGGTGAAAAAAGATGCGACCGGTTTGCAGAAATTACAGAATGAAAAAGCGGAAGACGATGCGATAGCTGCGGATATTGATGTAGTGGTGGCGAGACTGAAATAGTATTGAGGGCGTAGCCCAACGCAGCAGTTCGAAGTTTTTAGAGATGCCCTTGAGTGCTCTCTACTCAGTACCATACCCATCATCTTCAATTAAATCTCCTCCCATCGCAGCGGCTACTGCTAATTCATCACATCTTTCATTGAGCGGATTTTCGGCGTGGCCTTTTACCCAATGAAATTTTACGTGATGTTTTTCGTAGATATCTAAAAAGCGCATCCACAGATCGGCGTTCTTCTTTTTTTTGAATCCTGTTTTTTCCCAGCCGAACACCCATTTTTTTTCCACGCTGTCCACTACATATTTCGAATCGGAATAAATAGTGACGTGCGATCCCGCAACTTTTAAACTTTCCAATGCAATGATCACACTCAGCAATTCCATCCTGTTATTCGTGGTTACACGGAATCCCTGTGATAATTCTTTGCGATGATTTCCAGACAGGAGAATGACGCCGTATCCGCCCGGGCCGGGATTTCCGCGCGAAGAGCCATCCGTGTAAATGGTAATGTGGTGTGACAAAGAGATTATTTATTTGTGCGAAGATAGTTACGAGTGGGAAGATTATAGATAGTACGGGATACAGATTACAGATAGTAGTATCATCGGACGCTTTTTGTCCGGTAAATCTGTCTTATCTGTAATCTGTATTCCCCAAGATCTGTAATCCTCCCTTCATTAGGAACTTCTGATTTTTTTTTCAAGGCGAAATACAATTGCCATAACGGGAACCGGAAGATGGAGAATGGACTAAATTACCGGATCTGAAAAATGAATTAACTCCCATAGGCGAAATCAGTCCAACTTCCATCCTCTATCTTCCAGTGCCAATCATTAACTTTATACTGAAAAATTAATTCATGACACAAATAGTCGGCGGTCCCTTCTGGCTTTTATTCCTTCTGAAATTCATAGAAGTTTCGTTGCTCATCATGATGACGATCTTCTGGGTGCGTGCAATGGCGCGCGCAATAGAATCCTGTCATCCTGCTGCGCGCACTACGGAATCGTGGAGCGCGTGGCTGACACTCATTCCTCTTTTCGGATTGGTGTGGCAATTTGTTTCCGGAAAAAATGCGGGCGAATCATTGGCGAGAGAATATTATCGCCGCGGATGGAAAAGCGAAGAGGGAAGGCCCGGTTATGAATTGGGCGCGATCACAAGTTCCATTGTTGTTTTTGTTTTTCTATTGCGCAGTTTCGATTATTTCAGCGATATGCTCGACATTCATCCCGGATTTTATTTCATCGGTACGGTCGTCATCGGGTTCTGCATGTACCGGCACATGGATCGTCTGAATGCGTATCGCGAACGCATCGACAAGGAAGCAATGATAATTCCTGATCTTGCATTTACGCAATACCAGCAGGCGCTTCGTTCGGTGAATGTGGAAAAGCAAACGTGGAATCCTATTCAGCAAACTTATTCTACGCAACCCGTTGCACCCGCACAGAATATTTACCCTGCTTACCAGCAGCCCACTTTTTTTCAGCAGGAACAACAAAATAATTTTCCGCCATCTCCTCTTTTCACACCGGCGCCTGCGAAGGAAGATGATCATTCGAAGTGGATGCCGAAAAAAGAAAATGAAAAAAATCCCAACGGGGATCAGCCATGATAGTTTACGGATTTTCGCCGGAAGAAATTGCGATGCTGCTCGTAGGAATGAGTATCGCATTCTGCATTCTCGCTTTTTTTCTCTGGACGTTGCAGAATGCCATCCAGGTTATAGCGCCTGCGAACCGGAAAATTTCCCCAAACCAGGTTTGGTTGACATTCGTTCCTTTTTTCGGATTCATCTGGATCTTTATCATGGTGATGCGTGTTGCAGATTCGTTCGGTGAAGAG
Encoded proteins:
- a CDS encoding tetratricopeptide repeat protein, giving the protein MKKHIILPILAAMVAGTISLNAGNIKIKAIDETPTKATELSNKAFWCMILNFTNEDSLKYAVSLCDQAIALDPDLIDAYFNRADARYFMGDYANALKDFDITVEKRGHADDFQYRGECKYNLNDFEGALADFTKAADLGESSTESGASLAMKDANVLGIAFYNANNYDKAVTAFKISVNATTTGTNLYNLANSEYLAGDHSTAINDWHRSMKMGDKDAKKAYKKYRKT
- a CDS encoding LysM peptidoglycan-binding domain-containing protein, translated to MLRGISLLTGILFIGGFLNAQSDSLKFSDDPIAAMLDSLAHNRYIESLPKQQTQHNNKFHYAADSIPTADPAVVESRLAKLNAASPFDLIYNEDVQTYINLYVVKKRPLVEKMLGLSQLYDPIFEEQLDKYNLPLELKNLPVIESALNPSATSHAGARGLWQFMYTTGKMYDLEVSSYVDERCDPYRSTEAACQCLRDLYNMFGDWQMVLAAYNAGPGTVNKAIRRAGGGKKSYWEIRPFLPKETQAYVPAFIAANYVMSYHLEHNLYSAIPRKAFSDIDTVAVKQQVTFSQIEAVLAVSQDELEFLNPEYKLDVIPYSFTEPYKLVLPIDKVGPFVTNEQAIYDYIKKDTAMAAMAIVEVKTTHTVKKGETITSIARRYKCSVTDIRAWNGLKSNYIKPGQKLVIYTPERVSSSTDSDTAEKDPKEKSGSTSTDAQKNSTKTKTSDPDPGKNDPAPNSSGAKYKYYTVKKGDNLYTISKSTGVSVEQLKKLNGFGDHFVMHAGDKIKIAKI
- the gatA gene encoding Asp-tRNA(Asn)/Glu-tRNA(Gln) amidotransferase subunit GatA — its product is MKTYTSLSQIQTDLHDGKISCVALVEDYLKKIEEKKDLHAFLEVFEASARAKAKEADEKIRNGNEGKLAGMVIALKDNICYKDHKVSASSKILEGFISPYSSTVVERLLAEDAIIIGRTNCDEFAMGSSNENSAFGNVKNPHDVKRVPGGSSGGSATAVAAGLCLAALGTDTGGSIRQPASFCGIVGMKPTYGRVSRWGIIAYASSFDQVGPLTNNVDDAAKILEVIAGKDEYDSTLSSKPVAEYSKQLSHPEKIRVAYLADCLEKDGLDPEIKTRIENIIDKLKSDGHTVEAVRFPFLDYLVPTYYVLTTAEASSNLARYDGIRYGYRSKNAGDLESTYKKSRSEGFGAEVQRRIMLGTFVLSAGYYDAYYSKGQKVRRLLRDKTEEILKAYDLILLPTTPGTAFEFGANSADPIKMYLEDIFTVQANLAGVPAISVPAGKTSAGLPFGVQLMGKYFEEGKMFAFAKYLQSL
- the tatA gene encoding twin-arginine translocase TatA/TatE family subunit: MNPFIILGIFGMGGPELIIILVVVLLLFGGRKIPEFMKGLGKGIKEFKDASKGVDSESESKKD
- a CDS encoding superoxide dismutase, whose product is MDFGSFPAPFTLPDLPYAYDALEPHIDLQTMQIHHDKHHQAYVTNLNKALDGIKDAPLDLDVLVKTVSKYPMAVRNNAGGHWNHIFFWNSMRATTSAGSSAVPNGKLADAINSAFISFDKFKEQFSGAGKDRFGSGWAWLILDKDKKLSICSTPNQDNPLMDIAETKGTPILAVDVWEHAYYLKYQNKRADYLAAWWNVVNWEMAAQLYENGMK
- a CDS encoding biotin/lipoyl-binding protein; this encodes MTEGNINGKDFLCDVISTSLNGTISTSSDEAKSNRFHVLRDHKSYEVEIVKADVAAKTLTVKVNGHSYSLNIKDKYDELLHSLGMDKLHSAKVNELKAPMPGLVLDVVVNEGQLVKKGDALVVLEAMKMENILKSPADVTVKKISVKKGTAVEKNQVLVLFS
- a CDS encoding M1 family metallopeptidase gives rise to the protein MKTLHKFIFPSAILFFALACGHQKHVATTKKNNHQWWEADLKKPVDTTVNAESRTDYNPSATRVTDLLHTKLDVRFDWKKRYMYGKATISAKPYFYPQTTMELDARGMQINRVAMLKRSANNSISFSEDTVDAKYDYDGKKLVIQLGRTYTRDENYTMYIDYVSKPDEQPVNGSAAINEDKGLYFVNPDADQKDSVLHPRQIWTQGETQSNSVWMPTIDRPNERMTSEIYITTEDKYVTLSNGLLYDQKKNPDGTRTDHWRMDLPSAPYLVMMAIGQFSIIKDSWKGKEVSYYVEPQFAQYAPMTFGRTPEMIDFFSKKLGVDFAWAKYSQICAREYVSGAMENTTATLHSDYLQVDDREYLDANFEDYISHELFHQWFGDLVTCESWSNLPLNESFATYGEYMWNEFKYGKQEADYGHYASLQGYLRESAAGHRTAFWPGVREPLIRFYYDDREDMFDGHSYNKGGQVLHLLRQYVGDDAFFASLKLYLNTKKFSSGEVDDLRLAFEQVTGQDLRWFFNEWFMERGHPELDIAYNYDAAKQKERVIIKQTQDRTDGTPIFRIPLGVDVYAGGKTTREEILVKSLRDTFYFSSLSKPDFVNVDAQKTLPCFKLDHHTTAEWAFLYDHSDLYVDKAEALNNLAPKGIYNDTAKQILTKALDDKFWAVRLIACRKFSIPLQEENGKPQNPIDDAVKQKLISIISSDPKSNVREAAVEALNSNGKGSDLKKVYLDALNDKSYSVIGSALEAMCKQFPEEGMAECKKRENDPARSMKIAIGGAYAYYGTDAQQSWFEKTMATLYGGHQAEFILDYGALLRRCSHATIDSSLPGLENLYKTSASETTRGYVKGTLKDVSNYFKDGADEAQKKIDDLKSVKKDATGLQKLQNEKAEDDAIAADIDVVVARLK
- the rnhA gene encoding ribonuclease HI — encoded protein: MSHHITIYTDGSSRGNPGPGGYGVILLSGNHRKELSQGFRVTTNNRMELLSVIIALESLKVAGSHVTIYSDSKYVVDSVEKKWVFGWEKTGFKKKKNADLWMRFLDIYEKHHVKFHWVKGHAENPLNERCDELAVAAAMGGDLIEDDGYGTE